A DNA window from Rhodococcus sp. Z13 contains the following coding sequences:
- a CDS encoding (2,3-dihydroxybenzoyl)adenylate synthase, translating to MTTGSGRTSLVETARYPEDLAERYRAAGYWTSETFGQFLPARAARFADRTAVVGRDASGTERRLTYRELDDASARIAAGLAEIGVAQGDRVVLQLPNIVEYTEVLFAVFRLGALPVFSLPAHRASEIGYFCRFSDAAAYVIAAEFGGFDYRTLARQVTAEMENPPTIVVAGEAEEFTALDSLRERDPAPIAEDDAESVAFLQLSGGTTGTSKLIPRTHADYLYSVRESAVICGVDEDTRMLVALPAAHNFPMSSPGILGVLHAGGTVVLAPDPSPDTAFALIERERVTMASLVPPLAMAWLAARARSDRDLSSLRVLQVGGAKFPAEAAKRVGPELGCTVQQVFGMAEGLVNYTRLDDDEEILVHTQGRPISPDDEIRIVDDNDEPVPDGTPGHLLTRGPYTIRGYYNAPEHNATAFTPDGFYRTGDIVRLTEQGYIVVEGRAKDQINRGGEKIAAEEVENHLVAHPAVLDAAVVSMPDQYLGERTCAFVVTEGEAPKALALKMFLRERGLAEYKIPDKLQFVDAFPVTGVGKISRNELRRALAATLKN from the coding sequence GTGACAACCGGTTCCGGGCGCACCTCGCTCGTCGAGACCGCCCGCTACCCCGAGGACCTCGCCGAGCGGTACCGCGCGGCCGGCTACTGGACGAGCGAGACGTTCGGGCAGTTCCTGCCCGCGCGGGCCGCCCGGTTCGCCGATCGCACCGCCGTCGTCGGCCGCGACGCGTCGGGAACCGAGCGGCGCCTGACCTATCGGGAGCTCGACGATGCCTCGGCGCGGATCGCCGCCGGTCTCGCGGAAATCGGTGTCGCGCAGGGCGATCGCGTGGTCCTACAGCTGCCCAACATCGTCGAGTACACCGAGGTGCTGTTCGCGGTGTTCCGGCTCGGGGCGCTGCCGGTCTTCTCCCTGCCTGCCCACCGCGCCTCGGAGATCGGCTACTTCTGCCGGTTCAGCGACGCCGCGGCGTACGTGATCGCCGCGGAGTTCGGCGGATTCGACTACCGCACACTCGCCCGTCAGGTCACCGCCGAGATGGAGAACCCGCCGACGATCGTCGTCGCCGGCGAGGCCGAGGAGTTCACGGCACTCGATTCGCTGCGCGAGCGGGATCCGGCGCCGATCGCGGAGGACGACGCCGAAAGCGTTGCGTTCCTGCAGTTGTCGGGTGGAACCACCGGCACGTCGAAGCTCATCCCCCGCACCCACGCCGACTATCTGTACTCCGTGCGCGAGTCCGCGGTGATCTGCGGGGTGGACGAGGACACCCGCATGCTGGTCGCGCTGCCGGCCGCCCACAACTTCCCGATGAGCTCGCCGGGCATCCTCGGCGTGCTGCACGCCGGCGGCACGGTCGTCCTCGCCCCGGATCCGAGCCCCGACACCGCCTTCGCGCTGATCGAGCGCGAGCGGGTGACGATGGCGTCGCTGGTGCCGCCGCTCGCGATGGCATGGCTGGCGGCGCGGGCCCGCAGCGACCGGGACCTCTCGTCGCTCCGGGTGCTGCAGGTCGGGGGCGCGAAGTTCCCGGCGGAGGCCGCCAAGCGGGTCGGTCCCGAACTCGGGTGCACGGTGCAGCAGGTCTTCGGCATGGCGGAGGGGCTGGTCAACTACACCCGCCTCGACGACGACGAGGAGATCCTCGTCCACACCCAGGGCCGTCCCATCAGCCCGGACGACGAGATCCGCATCGTCGACGACAACGACGAACCGGTCCCGGACGGTACGCCCGGGCATCTGCTCACCCGCGGCCCCTACACGATCCGCGGCTACTACAACGCCCCCGAGCACAACGCCACTGCCTTCACCCCCGACGGTTTCTACCGCACCGGCGACATCGTGCGGCTCACCGAGCAGGGCTACATCGTCGTCGAGGGCCGGGCCAAGGACCAGATCAACCGGGGCGGGGAGAAGATCGCGGCCGAGGAGGTCGAGAACCACCTCGTCGCGCATCCGGCGGTGCTCGACGCGGCCGTGGTGTCCATGCCCGACCAGTACCTGGGCGAGCGGACCTGCGCGTTCGTCGTCACCGAGGGCGAGGCCCCGAAGGCGCTCGCGCTCAAGATGTTCCTGCGTGAGCGCGGTCTGGCCGAGTACAAGATCCCGGACAAGCTGCAGTTCGTGGATGCCTTCCCGGTGACGGGCGTCGGCAAGATCAGCCGGAACGAGCTCCGACGCGCTCTCGCAGCGACCCTGAAGAACTGA
- a CDS encoding 2,3-dihydro-2,3-dihydroxybenzoate dehydrogenase has translation MTETTHVTPVTLVVGAAQGIGRATARTLTDAGHRVVLVDRDADGLHKTASMLGTPTPVHPVDIRDHDAVEYVVRSIEAEHGPIEHLAHVAGVFTTGSVLDSDPEDWRYMYDVNVTGLLSVLRPVGRAMRERRSGSIVVVGSNSAGVPRMGMGAYGSSKAAATMIVRVLGLELAQYGIRANIVAPGSTDTAMQRSLWEDPNDDAGARSAIEGDLSQFKVGIPLGRIAEPTDIAETIEFLLSDRARHITMQALYVDGGATLRA, from the coding sequence ATGACCGAGACCACGCACGTCACCCCCGTCACCCTCGTCGTGGGGGCCGCACAGGGGATCGGCCGGGCCACCGCCCGCACCCTCACCGATGCCGGGCACCGCGTCGTCCTGGTCGACCGCGACGCCGACGGGCTGCACAAGACCGCATCGATGCTCGGCACCCCCACCCCCGTCCATCCGGTCGACATCCGCGACCACGACGCCGTCGAGTACGTCGTCCGCAGCATCGAGGCCGAGCACGGGCCGATCGAGCACCTCGCGCACGTCGCCGGGGTGTTCACCACCGGTTCGGTGCTCGACTCGGATCCCGAGGACTGGCGGTACATGTACGACGTGAACGTCACCGGGCTGCTGTCCGTGCTGCGCCCGGTGGGACGGGCGATGCGCGAACGCCGTTCGGGTTCGATCGTCGTCGTCGGTTCGAACTCCGCGGGTGTCCCCCGCATGGGCATGGGCGCCTACGGATCGTCGAAGGCCGCCGCCACGATGATCGTGCGGGTGCTCGGACTCGAACTGGCGCAGTACGGCATCCGCGCCAACATCGTCGCCCCGGGTTCCACCGACACCGCGATGCAGCGGTCGCTGTGGGAGGACCCGAACGACGACGCCGGTGCACGCAGTGCCATCGAGGGCGACCTCTCGCAGTTCAAGGTCGGGATCCCGCTCGGCCGCATCGCCGAGCCCACCGACATCGCCGAGACGATCGAGTTCCTGCTGTCCGACCGTGCGCGGCACATCACCATGCAGGCGCTCTACGTCGACGGCGGCGCCACCCTGCGGGCCTGA
- a CDS encoding isochorismate synthase MenF, with protein sequence MRVPVVAPAGDRAERSVARPFVLSRPHGTVAAEGIDQRFDSASAAADALRSGRVTALTGALPFAPGHPAALTAPHALRHSPAPLETPRPSLPPIRISTALPSEAEHVDRVATALRLLRSDDSDLLKVVLARALVLDAERPVGADDLLAALTRNDPLGNGFAVDLTPAGDVWAGRHLVGSSPEVLVRRQGDRVTAHPLAGSAPRHPDPEVDRATGERLAASAKNLAEHAHVVDALRAALEPLCTDLEIPDRPSLTSTRQLWHLGTPVAGRLRDPGTTALDLALAVHPTPAICGTPTAAARDLILDLEGDRGFYAGALGWCDADGDGEWMVTIRCAVLEPDGVTLTAYAGGGIVAASDPADELAETTVKFGTVLEALGVHS encoded by the coding sequence ATGCGAGTACCGGTCGTCGCCCCCGCAGGCGACCGGGCCGAACGGTCCGTCGCCCGGCCGTTCGTCCTGTCGCGCCCGCACGGCACCGTCGCCGCCGAGGGGATCGACCAGCGGTTCGACTCCGCGTCCGCAGCCGCGGACGCCCTCCGCTCCGGCCGCGTCACGGCTCTGACCGGGGCGCTGCCGTTCGCTCCCGGCCACCCCGCTGCGCTCACCGCACCGCATGCCCTGCGGCACTCCCCCGCCCCCCTGGAGACCCCGCGTCCCTCGCTGCCGCCGATCCGGATCTCGACCGCGCTACCCTCCGAGGCCGAGCACGTGGACCGCGTCGCCACGGCCCTGCGCCTGCTGCGCAGCGACGACTCGGACCTGCTCAAGGTGGTGCTGGCCCGCGCCCTCGTCCTGGATGCCGAACGCCCGGTGGGCGCGGACGACCTGCTCGCTGCCCTCACCCGGAACGACCCTCTCGGCAACGGCTTCGCCGTCGACCTCACTCCGGCCGGTGACGTCTGGGCAGGACGGCATCTCGTGGGATCGAGCCCCGAGGTCCTCGTCCGCCGCCAGGGCGACCGCGTCACCGCGCACCCCCTCGCCGGCTCCGCGCCGCGGCACCCCGATCCCGAGGTCGACCGCGCCACCGGCGAACGACTCGCCGCCTCGGCGAAGAACCTCGCCGAGCACGCCCACGTGGTCGACGCGCTGCGCGCCGCCCTCGAACCGCTGTGCACCGACCTGGAGATCCCCGACCGGCCGTCGCTGACGAGCACCCGCCAGCTCTGGCATCTCGGCACCCCCGTCGCGGGCCGGCTGCGGGATCCGGGCACGACGGCCCTCGACCTCGCGCTCGCGGTGCATCCCACCCCCGCGATCTGCGGCACACCCACCGCCGCCGCCCGTGATCTCATCCTCGACCTCGAGGGCGACCGCGGTTTCTACGCCGGTGCCCTCGGCTGGTGCGACGCCGACGGCGACGGCGAGTGGATGGTGACGATCCGCTGTGCCGTCCTCGAACCGGACGGTGTCACCCTCACCGCCTACGCCGGTGGCGGCATCGTCGCGGCGTCCGATCCCGCCGACGAACTCGCGGAGACCACCGTCAAGTTCGGCACCGTCCTCGAAGCCCTGGGAGTCCACTCATGA
- a CDS encoding phosphopantetheine-binding protein has protein sequence MLTRETILADIARILAVEPDELDPAASLVDQGLDSVRLMALVEQWRSAGVDVDFVDLASSADLEQWVALLQAQ, from the coding sequence ATGCTGACGAGGGAGACCATTCTCGCCGACATCGCCCGGATCCTCGCCGTCGAACCCGACGAGCTCGATCCGGCCGCGAGCCTTGTCGACCAGGGACTCGACTCGGTGCGCCTCATGGCGCTCGTCGAGCAGTGGCGCAGCGCCGGTGTGGACGTCGACTTCGTCGACCTCGCCTCCTCCGCCGACCTCGAACAGTGGGTGGCCTTGCTCCAGGCACAGTGA
- a CDS encoding phosphoribosylaminoimidazolesuccinocarboxamide synthase, translating to MRPSLESYQHLAGGKVRDLYVIDDEHLLLVASDRISAYDHVLETTIPDKGRVLTAMSVFFFNLLDATNNHLAGEPDDERIPEEVLGRALVVKRLEMVPVECVARGFLTGSGLLDYQATGTVCGVALPEGLVEASKLPEPIFTPATKAALGDHDENISFDDVVEKVGLNLAMKLRQDTLDIYERAAMYASDRGILLADTKFEFGLDKAGNLVLADEVLTPDSSRYWDANEYEEGKVQPSFDKQIVRNWLTGPESGWDRASDTPPPPLPQHVVDRTRARYIEAYERISGLSFDDWIG from the coding sequence GTGCGTCCTTCACTCGAGTCCTACCAACACCTCGCCGGCGGCAAGGTGCGCGACCTGTACGTGATCGACGACGAGCACCTGCTGCTCGTCGCCAGCGACCGGATCTCGGCCTACGATCACGTGCTCGAGACGACGATCCCGGACAAGGGTCGCGTCCTCACTGCGATGAGCGTGTTCTTCTTCAACCTGCTCGACGCCACCAACAACCACCTCGCGGGCGAACCCGACGACGAACGCATCCCCGAGGAGGTCCTCGGCCGTGCCCTCGTGGTCAAGCGCCTCGAGATGGTGCCCGTCGAGTGCGTCGCGCGGGGCTTCCTCACCGGATCGGGTCTGCTCGACTACCAGGCCACCGGCACGGTCTGCGGTGTCGCGCTGCCCGAGGGCCTCGTCGAGGCCAGCAAGCTGCCCGAGCCGATCTTCACCCCGGCCACCAAGGCGGCGCTCGGCGACCACGACGAGAACATCTCGTTCGACGACGTCGTCGAGAAGGTCGGCCTGAACCTGGCCATGAAGCTGCGCCAGGACACCCTCGACATCTACGAGCGTGCGGCGATGTACGCCTCCGATCGCGGCATCCTCCTCGCCGATACCAAGTTCGAGTTCGGCCTCGACAAGGCCGGCAACCTGGTGCTCGCCGACGAGGTCCTCACCCCGGACTCGTCCCGCTACTGGGACGCGAACGAGTACGAGGAGGGCAAGGTGCAGCCCAGCTTCGACAAGCAGATCGTCCGCAACTGGCTCACCGGCCCCGAATCCGGCTGGGACCGGGCCTCCGACACCCCGCCCCCGCCGCTGCCGCAGCACGTCGTCGACAGAACGCGTGCCCGCTACATCGAGGCCTACGAACGCATCTCGGGACTGTCCTTCGACGATTGGATCGGCTGA
- a CDS encoding S9 family peptidase has protein sequence MISSDLTPPVAKKVPFERTHHGHTFVDEYEWLRDKNDPEVIAYLEAENAYTEAMTEHLAPLREAIFEEIKSRTQETDMSVPTRMGDWWYYARTVEGKQYAIQCRCPITDAGDWTPPTVTPGVELPGEEILLDGNAEAEGHEFFSLGAFSISHDGRLLAYSTDVVGDERYTLRFKDLTTGELLPDEIPGTAPGATWALDHSHVFYQTVDESWRPDTVWRHELGTPVDQDVKVFHEPDERYWVAIGSTRSEKYLMIWVGSKITSEGWVLESDNPTGEFRVILPRREGVEYSAEHAVVAGEDRFLILHNDVDPETGEKAENFVLAEAPVDDPTALRTLIGHRKDVRLEDVDAFEGHIVLGYRREALTRLAVWPLTEDGYGDLVELEFDEELFAVGPGGNPEWIQPTLRLGYTSFITPSRVYDYRVSTGELTLLKSQPVLGDFDPSLYEQRREWVTAEDGTRIPLSIVARKGAPADAPTLLYGYGSYEASIDPAFSVARLSLLDRGMVFAVAHVRGGGEMGRHWYENGKTLTKKNTFTDFVACARHLIDTGATSQGKLVADGGSAGGLLMGAVANLAPELFAGILANVPFVDPLTSILDPSLPLTVIEWDEWGNPLEDPEVYEYMRSYSPYENVEAKDYPAILAITSINDTRVLYVEPAKWVARLRATKTGDSPLLLKTEMKAGHGGVSGRYEKWREVAFEFAWVLETSGAYRAEAPAQ, from the coding sequence ATGATCTCCTCGGACCTCACCCCTCCCGTCGCGAAGAAGGTGCCGTTCGAGCGCACCCACCACGGACACACCTTCGTCGACGAGTACGAATGGCTGCGTGACAAGAACGACCCCGAGGTCATCGCGTACCTCGAGGCCGAGAACGCGTACACCGAGGCGATGACGGAGCACCTCGCTCCGTTGCGGGAGGCGATCTTCGAGGAGATCAAGTCGCGGACCCAGGAGACCGACATGTCGGTCCCCACCCGCATGGGCGACTGGTGGTACTACGCCCGCACCGTCGAGGGCAAGCAGTACGCCATCCAGTGCCGCTGCCCGATCACCGACGCCGGGGACTGGACCCCGCCCACGGTCACCCCCGGCGTCGAGCTGCCGGGCGAGGAGATCCTGCTCGACGGCAACGCCGAGGCGGAAGGACACGAGTTCTTCTCCCTCGGTGCCTTCTCCATCAGCCACGACGGCAGACTGCTGGCGTACTCGACCGACGTCGTCGGCGACGAGCGCTACACCCTGCGGTTCAAGGACCTCACCACCGGCGAACTGCTGCCCGACGAGATCCCCGGCACCGCGCCCGGCGCCACCTGGGCGCTCGACCACAGCCACGTCTTCTACCAGACGGTCGACGAGTCCTGGCGGCCCGACACCGTCTGGCGGCACGAGCTCGGCACCCCCGTCGACCAGGACGTGAAGGTCTTCCACGAGCCCGACGAACGGTACTGGGTGGCGATCGGCTCGACCCGCAGCGAGAAGTACCTCATGATCTGGGTCGGTTCCAAGATCACCTCCGAGGGCTGGGTGCTCGAGTCCGACAACCCCACCGGCGAGTTCCGTGTGATCCTGCCGCGCCGGGAAGGTGTGGAGTACAGCGCCGAGCACGCCGTCGTCGCCGGGGAGGACCGCTTCCTCATCCTGCACAACGACGTCGATCCGGAGACGGGGGAGAAGGCCGAGAACTTCGTGCTCGCCGAGGCCCCCGTCGACGACCCCACGGCGCTGCGCACCCTCATCGGGCACCGCAAGGACGTCCGGCTCGAGGACGTCGACGCCTTCGAGGGCCACATCGTGCTCGGCTACCGGCGCGAGGCCCTCACCCGGCTCGCCGTGTGGCCGCTCACCGAGGACGGCTACGGCGACCTCGTCGAACTCGAATTCGACGAGGAACTGTTCGCCGTGGGCCCCGGGGGCAACCCCGAGTGGATCCAGCCGACCCTGCGGCTCGGCTACACCTCCTTCATCACCCCGAGCCGCGTCTACGACTACCGGGTGAGCACCGGCGAGCTGACCCTGCTCAAGTCGCAGCCCGTGCTCGGCGACTTCGATCCGTCGCTCTACGAGCAGCGCCGCGAGTGGGTCACCGCCGAGGACGGCACGAGGATCCCGCTGTCGATCGTGGCCCGCAAGGGCGCCCCGGCGGACGCACCGACGCTGCTCTACGGTTACGGCTCCTACGAGGCCAGCATCGATCCGGCCTTCTCCGTCGCGCGGCTGTCGTTGCTCGACCGGGGCATGGTCTTCGCCGTCGCACACGTCCGCGGTGGCGGCGAGATGGGCCGGCACTGGTACGAGAACGGCAAGACGCTCACGAAGAAGAACACCTTCACCGACTTCGTGGCGTGCGCGCGGCACCTGATCGACACCGGCGCCACGAGCCAGGGCAAGCTCGTCGCCGACGGCGGCAGCGCCGGTGGTCTGCTCATGGGCGCGGTCGCGAACCTGGCGCCCGAGTTGTTCGCCGGCATCCTCGCGAACGTGCCGTTCGTCGATCCGCTGACCTCGATCCTCGACCCGTCGCTGCCGCTGACGGTGATCGAGTGGGACGAGTGGGGCAACCCCCTCGAGGACCCCGAGGTGTACGAGTACATGCGGTCCTACAGCCCCTACGAGAACGTCGAGGCCAAGGACTATCCCGCGATCCTCGCGATCACGAGCATCAACGACACGCGCGTGCTCTACGTCGAACCCGCCAAGTGGGTGGCCCGGCTGCGGGCGACGAAGACCGGCGATTCCCCGCTGCTGCTCAAGACGGAGATGAAGGCGGGCCACGGCGGTGTCTCGGGTCGCTACGAGAAGTGGCGCGAGGTCGCGTTCGAATTCGCCTGGGTGCTCGAGACTTCCGGCGCCTACCGCGCGGAGGCTCCCGCGCAGTAA
- a CDS encoding response regulator — MIRVLIVEDEPLIADAHREYVGRMDDFEVVGVAGTGDEALRAVASAARSGQPVDLVLLDIGLPDTNGLEVAARLSARTPTPDIIAVTSNRDLEVVRTAVSRGVVLYLLKPFTFAGLRDKLDQYVAYRTALRDAETAGGQHDIDRAMAALRTTGSRTTTPKGISPDTLDRVVGCLREADAPRSAAEVGATVGVSRVTAWRYLERLADDGAVSRITEYGRAGRPRVRYELRR, encoded by the coding sequence GTGATCCGGGTGCTGATCGTCGAGGACGAACCGCTCATCGCCGACGCGCACCGCGAATACGTCGGCAGGATGGACGATTTCGAGGTGGTGGGTGTCGCCGGTACCGGCGACGAGGCGTTGCGGGCGGTCGCGTCGGCCGCACGGTCCGGGCAACCGGTGGATCTGGTGCTGCTCGATATCGGGTTGCCCGACACCAACGGCCTCGAGGTCGCGGCCCGGCTGAGCGCGCGCACCCCGACCCCCGACATCATCGCCGTCACGTCGAACCGCGACCTGGAGGTCGTGCGCACCGCAGTGTCGCGCGGTGTGGTGCTGTACCTGCTCAAGCCGTTCACCTTCGCGGGCCTGCGCGACAAGCTCGATCAGTACGTCGCCTACCGCACCGCACTGCGCGACGCGGAGACCGCCGGCGGGCAGCACGACATCGACCGCGCGATGGCAGCGTTGCGCACCACCGGGTCGCGGACCACCACACCGAAGGGCATCTCCCCCGACACCCTCGATCGTGTCGTGGGATGTCTGCGCGAGGCGGACGCCCCGAGATCCGCCGCGGAAGTGGGTGCTACGGTGGGCGTTTCCCGTGTGACGGCCTGGCGGTATCTCGAGCGTCTGGCCGACGACGGTGCCGTCTCCCGCATCACCGAATACGGACGGGCCGGCCGCCCCCGGGTGCGATACGAACTGCGCCGCTGA
- a CDS encoding sensor histidine kinase, with translation MSVAGRLLILQLVVFTVVAVVAGVLFAVDERRDADDATRRAVTEIAVTTAQFPEISEGLDSPDPTAALQERAEEIREATGTDFVVIVDPAGIRVTHPVVEQIGLPYTGHVEPARSGQPYSETYTGSLGPSIRTVAPVYADDGDLVGFVSVGVTRQRIAENFLRGVPGIVGIVAVGLAVSAVGAYLVSRRLRRQTLGLNPDQLRRMYEHHDAVLHSIGEGLLVFGGPDDSPRVDVVNDEARRLLGLPPAGPVPFDTLPETLRDLATGGEARDEVHLTRDRVLVVNSDAVTWNDRRIGTVVTLRDHTELRSVLGELDSVRGFAEALRAQAHESANRLHTIVTMVELGRQEEAVAFATRELAVSQNLIDRLTTAVHEPALSALLLGKVDEAAEHGVELTVTDDTALGPVPIPAGDLVTLVGNLIDNAIDAAHDADEPWVEVTVRQEDSTMIVEVADSGPGMSPEVLARAMQRGYSTKSEQRGLGLALVAQVVARHGGVLRTEPSLGAMVIAEIPIGDET, from the coding sequence ATGAGCGTGGCGGGCCGGCTGCTGATCCTCCAGCTGGTGGTGTTCACCGTGGTCGCGGTGGTGGCTGGTGTGCTGTTCGCCGTCGACGAGCGCCGCGACGCCGACGACGCGACCCGCCGGGCGGTGACCGAGATCGCAGTGACCACGGCGCAGTTCCCGGAGATCTCCGAGGGGCTGGACTCCCCCGATCCGACCGCCGCGCTCCAGGAGCGCGCCGAGGAGATCCGCGAGGCGACCGGCACGGATTTCGTGGTGATCGTCGATCCCGCGGGCATCCGTGTGACGCATCCGGTCGTCGAGCAGATCGGCCTGCCCTACACCGGTCACGTCGAGCCGGCCCGTTCCGGGCAGCCGTACAGCGAGACGTACACCGGCAGCCTCGGCCCGTCGATCCGCACGGTCGCGCCGGTGTACGCCGACGACGGCGATCTCGTCGGATTCGTGTCGGTGGGGGTGACCCGCCAGCGCATCGCCGAGAACTTCCTGCGCGGCGTGCCGGGGATCGTGGGGATCGTCGCCGTGGGACTCGCGGTGTCGGCGGTCGGCGCCTATCTGGTTTCCCGGAGGTTGCGCCGACAGACGCTCGGGCTGAATCCCGATCAGCTGCGGCGCATGTACGAGCACCACGACGCGGTCCTGCACTCGATCGGTGAGGGTCTGCTGGTGTTCGGCGGACCGGACGACTCCCCCCGGGTCGATGTCGTCAACGACGAGGCCCGCCGCCTGCTCGGCCTCCCTCCGGCCGGCCCCGTTCCGTTCGACACCCTGCCGGAGACGCTGCGCGACCTCGCGACCGGTGGGGAGGCCCGCGACGAGGTGCACCTGACGCGCGACCGGGTGCTCGTCGTCAACAGCGACGCGGTGACCTGGAACGATCGCCGGATCGGCACCGTCGTCACGCTCCGCGACCACACCGAGTTGCGCAGTGTCCTGGGCGAACTCGATTCGGTTCGCGGTTTCGCCGAGGCGCTGCGGGCGCAGGCGCACGAGTCGGCGAACCGCCTGCACACCATCGTCACGATGGTCGAGCTCGGTCGTCAGGAGGAGGCGGTGGCCTTCGCGACGCGGGAACTCGCCGTCTCCCAGAACCTCATCGACCGGCTCACGACCGCCGTCCACGAACCCGCCCTGTCGGCACTGCTGCTCGGGAAGGTCGACGAGGCCGCCGAACACGGCGTGGAGCTGACGGTCACCGACGACACGGCGCTCGGACCGGTGCCGATCCCGGCCGGGGATCTCGTCACCCTGGTGGGCAACCTGATCGACAACGCGATCGACGCTGCCCACGACGCCGACGAACCGTGGGTGGAAGTCACCGTCCGGCAAGAGGATTCGACGATGATCGTCGAAGTCGCCGACAGCGGCCCCGGCATGTCGCCGGAGGTGCTCGCCCGGGCGATGCAGCGCGGCTACTCCACCAAGTCCGAGCAGCGCGGCCTCGGGCTCGCCCTCGTCGCGCAGGTGGTCGCCCGTCACGGTGGTGTGCTGCGCACCGAACCGTCCCTGGGGGCGATGGTGATTGCCGAGATCCCGATCGGGGACGAGACGTGA
- a CDS encoding cation:dicarboxylate symporter family transporter — protein MSTTTRGGVKRRDRTHWLYVGVIVAVVAGIALGWVAPEAGKSVGFLGTMFVDLIKMMISPVIFCTIVLGIGSVRAAASVGRIGGLALLYFVGMSTVALAIGLGVGNLLDPGTGLSLSPDTAGSGAELAEKAHAAGGTVDFIASIIPTSLLSALTEGSVLQTLFVALLVGFALQGIGKSGEPVLRGIGHLQKLVFRILTMILWLAPIGAFGAMANVVGQTGLSAVLQLGVLMIAFYLTCIVFVFGVLGSLLRLVAGVSVFKLVKYLAREYLLIFATSSSESALPRLIAKMEHLGVQRTTVGVVVPTGYSFNLDGTAIYLTMAALFVSDAMGSPLNMGEQLSLLVFMIVASKGAAGVTGAGLATLAGGLQSHRPDLLDGVGLIVGVDRFMSEARAVTNFSGNAIATLLVGTWTKSVDRERVDEVLGGRLPFDESMMLDDHPVPEREPASLEKVPV, from the coding sequence ATGAGCACCACGACTCGAGGCGGCGTGAAACGCCGTGACCGTACCCACTGGCTGTACGTCGGCGTCATCGTGGCCGTCGTCGCCGGCATCGCCCTGGGGTGGGTCGCCCCGGAGGCCGGCAAATCCGTGGGATTCCTGGGCACGATGTTCGTCGATCTCATCAAGATGATGATCAGTCCGGTCATCTTCTGCACCATCGTGCTCGGTATCGGGTCGGTGCGCGCGGCGGCCAGCGTCGGCCGGATCGGTGGTCTGGCGCTCCTCTACTTCGTGGGTATGTCCACGGTGGCGCTCGCGATCGGCCTCGGTGTCGGCAACCTGCTCGATCCCGGGACGGGGCTGTCCCTGAGTCCCGATACGGCCGGTTCGGGCGCCGAGCTCGCGGAGAAGGCCCATGCCGCCGGCGGCACCGTCGACTTCATCGCCTCGATCATCCCCACCTCGTTGCTGTCCGCCCTCACCGAGGGCAGCGTCCTGCAGACCCTCTTCGTGGCGCTGCTCGTCGGGTTCGCCCTGCAGGGCATCGGCAAGTCCGGTGAGCCGGTCCTCCGCGGCATCGGCCACCTGCAGAAGCTCGTCTTCCGGATCCTGACGATGATCCTGTGGCTGGCCCCCATCGGCGCGTTCGGTGCCATGGCCAACGTCGTCGGCCAGACCGGCCTGAGTGCGGTCCTGCAGCTCGGCGTGCTGATGATCGCCTTCTATCTCACCTGCATCGTGTTCGTCTTCGGTGTGCTCGGCTCGCTGCTGCGTCTGGTCGCGGGTGTCTCGGTGTTCAAGCTGGTGAAGTACCTGGCGCGCGAGTACCTGCTGATCTTCGCGACCTCGTCGTCGGAGTCCGCGCTGCCGCGCCTCATCGCGAAGATGGAGCATCTCGGGGTCCAGCGCACGACGGTCGGTGTCGTCGTGCCCACCGGCTACTCGTTCAACCTCGACGGTACCGCCATCTACCTGACGATGGCCGCGCTGTTCGTGTCCGACGCGATGGGCAGCCCGCTGAACATGGGCGAGCAGCTGTCGCTGCTGGTGTTCATGATCGTCGCCTCGAAGGGCGCCGCGGGGGTCACAGGCGCCGGCCTGGCGACGCTGGCGGGCGGTCTGCAGAGCCACCGCCCCGACCTGCTCGACGGTGTCGGCCTGATCGTCGGCGTCGACCGGTTCATGTCCGAGGCCCGCGCCGTCACCAACTTCTCCGGCAACGCCATCGCGACCCTGCTCGTCGGCACCTGGACGAAGTCGGTGGACCGCGAGCGCGTCGACGAGGTGCTCGGCGGGCGGCTGCCCTTCGACGAGAGCATGATGCTCGACGACCATCCGGTTCCCGAGCGCGAGCCCGCGAGCCTGGAGAAGGTCCCCGTCTGA